The sequence CCTGGGAAACGCCAACAGTATGGGGTCCGGCAGCCGCTTTTCTGCGCTACCTTTGCGCTACCTTTGGAATAAGCTTATCAGAATCTTATCGTCCAAGTCAAACTGAGAAAGCCTCGGAAGTGGAATATTGGAATGCGGCTGGATATTGATGCGCATTATTTGTTGCGGTTTTTCAAGATTTCGATGGTTGCGGATATCTCCTGGCTGGAAACACCCTGGCGCAGATCTTCCATGCGGCGCATGACTTCGGCAAAACGGACGCCCTCGGCCGCACTGATCCATTCCAGTTGGAGGCGCTCGGTCCGGATGCCCAGCTTTTCCATCTTCCTGTGCACCTTTTCAATCCTTTTTTCGGTCCAGCGGTTGGCATCAATGTAATGACAGTCACCCAGATGGCATCCGCTGACCAGAACCACCGGCGCGCCTTTCAGAAAACCGTCCCAGATAAACTTTTCGTCGACCCGGCCCGAGCACATCGTCCGGATGATCCGCACGTTTGGAGGGTACTGGAGACGGGCAACGCCGGCATAGTCGGCGCCGGCGTAAGAACACCAGTTGCAGGCAAATGCCAGGACCTTTTCCTTGGGGCTTTCCGCGAGCATGGCATCGATCTGGCCGGCAATCTGGCCGTCGGTGTAATGATTCATGACAATGGCATCAAAGGGGCATTCCGCGGCACAGGTGCCGCACCCGGCGCATGCGGCCGTGTTTACCTTCGACGGCGTCTTGTGCTTGATGCCCACGGTAATTGCATTGTAGGAGCAGATTTCGGCACACCTGCCGCAGGCTTTGCACGCTTCGGGGATTATCTCGGAGGTAATCGGCTCCGTGGTGATTAGCCCTTTGTGCATCAGGCGAATCGCACGGGCGACCGCAGCCGAAGCCTGGGTGACGCTTTCTTTGATGTCCTTGGGCGCTTCGGCGCAGCCGGCATAGAAAACTCCCCGGGTGGCAGCATCCACCGGCTGGAGTTTGGGATGGGCTTCCAGAAAAAATCCGTCGGGAGTCAGCTGCAGTCCCAGCATCTCCTGAAGCTTGCGGGTGCTTGAGGCCGGCTTGATCCCTATGGCCAGAACCAGCATTTCCAGTTCGTGGAATTCAATCTTGCCGGTGACGGTGTTCTCGACGGCGACTTTCAAACTGCGGTCGGCAAGCTCCCGGACAGTTCCAGGCAGGCCCTTGATGTAATGAACCCCCAGACGGCGGCTGCGCTTATATAGATCTTCAAATCCTTTGCCAAAGGCCCGAATATCGATATGAAACACCTTGATATCGATGTCAGGATAATGCTCTTTGAGCACCAGCGAGCTTTTGATGGTGTTCATACAGCAGACATTGGAGCAATATTCTTTCCCTTTGCGGGCGGAACGGGAGCCGACGCATTGAATAAACCCGACGGAACGGGGGCGTTTTCTGTCAGTTGGCCGGATCGGTTTTCCCTGGGAAGGTCCCCCGGCATTGACCAGGCGTTCAAATTCAAGACTTGTGAGCACATTTTCGAAGCGTGTGTATCCGTATTCATCAAGTTCGGTGGGGTCATAGGCCTCCAGGCCGGTGGCCACGACGATCGTTCCGACCCGCTCTTCGATTTCCTCGTCCGACATGTGAAAATTGATGCACCCCTTTTCGCAGGCCTCAAGACACTTGGCGCACACCGCCGGGTTGTGTCCCAGACATTCATTAATATTGACGACATAGGCGGAAGGAACCGCCTGGGGAAAAGGCTTAAAAATGGCTTTGCGGGATGAAAGTCCCAGGTTGAATTCATCCGGACGGACCACGGGACAGACCGGCACGCAGTCTCCACAGGCCGTGCACTCTTTTTCATCCACATACCGGGCCTTTTTCACGATGCTGACATCAAAATTGCCCACGTAGCCTTTTACATCCACGATTTCGCTCAAGGTGTGGAGTTTTATGCGGGGATGTCGACCGACATCCGTCATCTTCGGACCCAGAATTCAGATGGAGCAGTCCATGGTGGGAAAGGTTTTGTCCAACTGGGCCATGGTGCCGCCGATGGATGGATTTTTTTCAACCAGCACCACTTCATAACCGTTATCGGCCAAATCAAGGGCGGCCTGAATACCGGCCACGCCCGCACCGATCACCAGGGTGCGTTTGGTAAGCGGCAGGGTTTCCTCCAACAGCGGCTGGAGCAGTCGCACCCGGGAAACAGCCATCTTTACCAGATCGAAAGCCTTTTGGGTTGCGGCCTCAGGCTCTTTGTTATGAACCCAGCTGCACTGTTCTCGAAGGTTGGCCATCTCCAGCAGGTAAGGGTTGAGACCGGCCGACTGCATCATCTGGCGGAAGGTGGGTTCGTGCAATCTCGGCGAGCAGGAAGCAACCACAATCCGTTCCAAGCCATGCTCACGGATATCCTCCTGGATTTCCTGTTGACCGGGCTCGGAACAGGCATAGGGCATTTCCTTTGACACAACCACATCATTAAGGCCGGCCGCTATTTCAGCAACCTGGGCGCAATTTACCGTCTGGGCGATATTTAAACCGCAGCGACAGACATAGACACCGATACGTGCCGTCTGCTGAGTACTCGTTGAAGTCTCGGAAATAGTTTTGGCTTTCATCATCATTCCCAGTAAATGGTTTTGGCAATAACACTTGTCAAGTCCGTCATCTCCAGCTTGAGTGCTTCTCCTAAGAATGGATCCTCCATGGCACAGCGCAAGTGGATCTGACATTTGGGGCAGGCGGTCACCAGAAGGTCGCTCCCGGTTTCTTTAGCTTGTTTCAGGCGTTTCACCTGCAATGATTTGCTATAAGCATCGCAACCGGTCCAGGCGCAATTTCCGCAACATATGGCGGCACTGCCGTTATCCCGCATTTCCGTAAAGCCTGCGGGCTTGAGACGGCGGATCAATTTTCTGGAAAGATCGGTCGGCCTTTCAAGACGGCTCAGGCGGCAGGGATCCTGAAACGTCAACTTTCTATTCATTTTCTTAAAATCAACCGCCCCTTTGTCGATTTCATTTTCAAGCAGTTCATAAAGATGGGTTACCTTGAAATCGATTTTGATCCCATGTTCAGGATAGTCGCGTGCCAGTGTCCGAAAACATTCCGGGCAAGTGGTAATCACTTCCTGGATGCCAAGGCTGCGAATCGCGTCAACGTTGAGCTTTGCTAGTTTCAAAAAGTTTTCCCTGTCGCCCGACCACAAAAGGTCATGGCCGCAACAGCGCTCATCCTGAAGCAACGCCGGCCGGATATCAAAAAAGTTTAAAAGACGCAGGCTGTCCACGGCAACTTTGCGGGTGTCAACACCATGATGGTGTCTGAAAAATATGTCAAAATACGGGGCACAGCCGCCGAAAAAGAGGGTTTTGCTTTCAGGGTCAAGGCCGATATCTTTGGGAAGCCAGTCCCAACGTTGGGCCTTGAGGCCGGGAGCGGTCATGGCCCGCATCAGGGATTGAAAAAAACCGCCGTGGGACTGGTGACCATTTTTGTCGCTCTGTTTAACAAAGCAGCGAATATCGCGAATGAACTCATGGAACTTGACCGCCGAAGGGCAGCGCTCATAGCAGATGCCGCAGGTCAGGCACGACCAGACATCTTTTTGCACCGCAGGCGTATCAATGCCGCCGGCGATGATGGCGTTGACAATCGCTCTGGGGGAATAGGCCTTGCCGGTCAGCGCCAACGGACACGCTGACGAGCATTTGCCGCAGTCCTGGCAGGCAAAGACATCATGGGATGAAAGGATCTCGGCGACGGATTCATTTGAAGCGGTTTGGGCTTCCGCCACGCGCGACGGCGTAACCGGGCTGGGGCCCAGCGACCGGATTTCAAGACAAAAGCTGTCGAGGAACTGCAGCAGCCGTTCCGACTCGTCCGGCAGAAACGTGGCATGCCGGAGGCGTTCTTTGCCCAGGCCCAGAAGCCCGAGGATATCCCGCGTATCCTCGGTGTTGTTACGGGCGGTGGCGGTACCGCTGCCGTAGCGGCAGGTTCCGGGTTCACATCCCACCAGCGCAACCCCGTCCGCTCCCATTTCAAACGCTTTAAACAGCAAAGATTTGCTGATTCTGCCGGTGCACGGGATCCGGATCATTTTAATCTCGGCCGGGATGGTACACCTTTGGTCCTGAAGCGTCTGAAAGGCGGTGTGCGGGCTCCAGTTGCATAAAAACAAGATAATATTAAAATCGTCCATTTTTTCCGTATGTTCCTGACCTTTATAAATCAAAAAAGTGCATTGTCAGCTTAATCAGCCTTTAGGCTGATCAAGTTTGCCAGTGCGTCAGTTTGCCGGTTTCCCCGTTTGAATCGGATGACCTCATTACGGGCTCAATCCCGTCAAGACAGGACAGGCTAACGGGCCAACCGGCTCAACCCGTCGTGGTTCCGGCCTGCCTATCTTCCGGGACTCGTCCGGTTTAGGCACTTTAAACTTCTAAAGCGATCCCCCCGGTTTATTGTGCCAATATGTTCTCTAGCATCTGTTCCAGAAACGCCTGGTTTCGATAAGGGCTGTCGGCCGCATTGGAAGGACACACGGAAATGCAATTACCGCAGCCTTTGCACAGGGCCTCGTCCACCCAGGCCGACCATCCGTCGAGGGAATTCCGGTGCAAGGTAACCGCCTGATAGTTGCAGACAAGGAGACAACGTCCGCAACTGCGGCACAGATTTTCATCCACCACAACGGTAAACCCCTTGTTCTGGCGCGGCCCGCGCGGCATAACGGCTGCCGCCAGGACTGCAGCGGCCATACCTTTTTTGCGTTCAGAGACTTTGATACCGGGCGGATCAGCCAGAAAAAGTCCGGAAATCGAAGTGGAGCCGGGATAGAAAAATGGTATTCCAGGAACGCCCGCTTTCTGCATGGAAGATGAAACCATGCGACCCGGCAGGCCTTCCTGGTGAATATATCGAATATCTCTTCGAGATTTTTCATCCAGAATAACCGCCCCCACCGGCAGGATTTGCAGAAAATCGCCCGTTTTAATGCTGACCCGAAAGTTGCCGAGAGTTCCGCTCAACTCCTTTACGGCCGACTCCTCAAAACAGTGAATATGGAAAAGACGGGAAACATCTATCGGAGGTTTTTCCGTAGTTGTCAGCCAGAATACCTCCAATCCCGCTTCGACCAGTGTAAGCACACTGTTGACCGCAGCCTCTGATACTCCGATCACGGCTGTGGTGAAATTATAGTTTCTGGCCGGTGCCGGCAAGGGTTTCAATTTTCGGGCTCGTTCAACCGAGCGGTTGATCAAACCGGTAAATCTTCGCATGGCCAGCAAATGGTCCTGGGCAATCAGACGCAGCGCCTCTCCCCTTAAATTAAAGGCTTCCACCATTGACCGGCTAATCCCCGTTCCGGTGAACAAGGCGTCTTTCAAACGGCTTCTCTGGTCCGTACAGGCGCTGCATACAAAATTGAGCGGGCAACACACGCAGGACGCCAGGGCTACCCGGGTGATGCCCTTTTCACGAATCGTTCTTAAAATGCTCGCAGAGCCTTCGGGCGCACAGGCCGAAGGCAAGACTTCAGCATGAATCACGTCTGCTTGACTCCTAAACCCCTCGACGTACGCATCCATATCATCCAGCCATCCCTGGGCTTGATTGCACTTGCAGACAAAAATACCCAGGCGAATCTCGGCGGAAAGCCCCGTATCCGGTGGAGAAAAAGACCATCCATGACCTTTGGGCCGCTGTGACGTTCCCCCCAGCAAAACCATGGCCTTGGCAGCGGATGCAAAACCCCGAATCAGCATGGCATCCACATCCGGTTTTGCAACCTTGGGTCCATAGGCCCGAATAACATCTTCTCCCTTGATCCGCGGGGCCAGCATTGGATCGGCGACAATGATCACACCGGCAAGCTCGATAATGTCTTCCGGCGATTCGGCATGGTTCAAGGCACCGGTTGCTCCGCAGGCATCCACACACTGCAGGCACTCGGAACAAACCCCGCATTGGAGGCACCGTTCGGTCTCGGAAATAACCTGATGCTCCGTCAAACCCAGGGCGACTTCCGCAAAATTGGACCTGCGCAGGGCCGGTTGCCGCTGCGCCATCTTGGGTCTTGTCAGTGACGGAATCTCCGCCGTGATTTCCGGATAATCTTTGTCTGCGGGTCTTTGGGGCTGTACCTGCCAAACCTGCCGGCTGCCCATGTCCCGGCAAACCGCGCCGGCAACCCTCCGGCCGGCAGCCATGGCTTCAACAACGGATGAAGGGCCTGAAACCGCATCTCCCATCGCATAAACACCCGGCACATTGGTTCGCATGCATTCATCGACCGTGAAATAACCCTGTTCGCTGACGTTCAACAGACAGTTGCGGTTATCCGTTTGCAGGGCTCCGCTTTGACCGATGGCAACAAAGGCGCGGTCGAATTTGAGTTCAAACGGCCGGCCATCGGGAACCAGCACCGGCCAGGGAATCCCCCGGGCATCGGGTTCTCCGGGTTGGGTGGGCCTGCAGCGCAGGCGGTCGAGTCTGCCGTTTTGGCCCAGGAATGCAACCGTCTGGGCAGCGTCTATCAAGGCAATCCCTTCATCCCGTGCAGCCCGCACTTCTTCGGGATCGGCAGGGATAATAGCTGCGGGAAACCATGACAGGATGGTGACATCGGCGCCAAGGCGGGATAATGTCCTGGCCAGATCAAAGGCGGCATTGCCGTCCCCGATGACCGCCACTTTACCATTCAGGGAGGTTATCTCGTTTCGATACAGGCGGGTCAGAAAAGAAATGCAGCCTTCGACGCCTTCGAGCGTCTCTCCGGCAACACCCAGCCTTTTATCGCGCCACGTGCCGGTGGCGAGAATGACGGCGGCAAACTCTTTTTTGAGCCGGTCGATATCCTGATCCGGATCAACGGCGTGCCCGGTAACGAATTGAACGCCCAGCCTTTCAATGTAGCCGAGCTCTGCATCGAGAATATCCCTGGGCAAACGGTGGGGGCCGATGCCGTAGCGCAGCAGTCCGCCGGCCATTTTTTCTTTTTCGAAAACGGTGACCGCATAACCGCAGCGGGCCAGATCTGCGGCCGCGGCCAGTCCGGCCGGTCCGGAACCGATGACGGCAACCTTGTACGGCTGTTGGCGAACCCTGGCAGGCGTCATCTCTTTAGGGTTGGCGCGCTCGTAGTCGGCGATAAATCGTTTAATATCCCGGATGGCAATGGGTTCATCCAGATCGCCCCTCCGGCAGGCGTCTTCACAGGGATGGGTGCAGATTCGGCCGCAGATGCCCGGCAATACGTTATTTTCCCGAATGAGTTCCAGAGCTTCGTCGAACCGGCCGGATTTTGCAAGGGTAATATACCCCTGGGCGTTGACACCTAAGGGGCAGTTCTGCTGGCAAAGCGGCCGGCGCCGTTTATCGACAACTGGACGGCTCGGAAGGCTTCGCGGACTGTTCAGACGGATGGCTTTTTCGCCCTCCGCAACCAAAACCGGACAGATCTCAGCGCAGCGGCCGCAAAGCGTGCATTTTTCGGAATCGACGTAGGTCTGAAGTTTGCTGATGCGTAAACGGAACCCCTGGGGGTTATGCTTGATATCGGTGATTCGAGCGGGAAAGACACGTTGAATGCCCGGATTCCTGAGGATTCTGATCAGTCCCGGTCGATGGGCATGGTTCAAGGGAATGCCTGATCTCAGCCGCCATTCTTCCCGTGAAAGTTTCCGGTCCAGATCGGGATCGGAATCCACCAAAGTTACCGGTATGCCCAGTTCTCCAAGTTTATTGGCAGCAGCGATTCCAGCCGGTGTTGCACCGATAACCGCAACCCTGTGCAGTCTATCCTTGGGTCGTTTCATGCCGTCGCTCCTATTTGGCCGGTAGCCTTCTTCTGGCGTCCCTTTAGAACGGCCCTGCCGTAGTCGCTCCCCTTGCCGAAGGCCTTGAGGTTAAGTTCTTCCGTGCCCTTGGGCACGGATTCCAAAACGCTCTTTTGGGCGGCATCCATGGAAACAACGTTGGTGACCGCCGTAAAAAAGCCGAGCATGATGATATTGGCCATCATGATGCGACCCATTTCTTCAGCCATACGGCTGGCCGGGATGGAAAAAAAGTCTCCGGCCGGCTTGCGGGCAGGCCGGACCAGGTCCTGATCGATGATCAGAATTCCATTTTTCTTCATCTGCCGGCTGAGTTTGTCATAGCCTGACTGCGACATGCAGACCAGAATATCCGGAGTCGTGACATAAGGGTAATGAATGGTTTCCCTGGAAATCACAACCTGAGCGCTGCACGAACCACCGCGGGACTCGGGCCCGTAAGACTGTATCAGCGTGCTCTCCATTTTATCACCGATGGCGGCCGCTTTCCCCAAGATAAAACCCGCCAGAATAATGCCTTGCCCGCCAAATCCCGTGATGATGATTTCCGTTTTCTTCTGTCCGGGGTGTTTTGTGTTCGTCATATATTAACCCATGGCGATCAATTTTAGATCTATAGCGATACTGTCTATGGCAATAATCTGCACTTTAGAATTTAGTCATTTGTCATTCGTCATTTGGTATTTGGTATTTGGTATTTCCACTAACTCAACTACTTCGTGAATGGATATGAACACTAAAACCTGAAACCCTCAACCCAAAGCGGCACTAAGCGGATCTGTAGATCTTGTCGTACTTTTCGATATGGGTGGGCCGGTCCAGATCGACAAAATTACCCAGAACAATCCCTTTTTCAAAGTCAATGTCGATTTCCAATGGATTCGCACCGTTTTTTATGATGGTTTTTTCCTGGTATATTTTTAATGTATCCAGCGGCTTTTGCTTGTTGCGGCGACCGTAGTTCACCGGGCAGGGGGAAAGGACTTCGATAAACGAAAATCCCTTTTTCAAAAGCGCCCCTTTTATGGATTCGGTCAGATCCCGGGTGTGCAGCATGGTCCAGCGGGCTACATACGTGGCACCGGATGCATAGGCCAGCAGCGGAAGATTAAACGGAGCTTCGGGATTCCCGGCCGGAGTTGTCGTCGACTTGGCCAAATACGGCGTTGTCGCCGCCGCCTGGCCCCCCGTCATACCGTAATTTAAATTGTTAACGCAGATCACGGTCATATCCATATTGCGCCTGGCTGCATGGATAAAATGGTTTCCACCGATGGCGAAAAGATCGCCGTCGCCGCTGAACACCACCAGGTTCAACTCGGGGTTGGCAACCTTCATCCCGGTAGCAAACGGTATGGCCCGGCCATGGGTGGTATGAAAGGAATCGATCTTGATATAACCGGCCGCACGTCCTGAGCAACCGATACCGGAAACCATCACAAACTTTTGCAGGTCGAGACCGGTGCCTTTAATTGCGGTCAGACATGAGGAAAACACCGTTCCGATACCGCATCCCGGACACCAGATATGGGGAATGCGGTCTTTTCGTATCAGATCATCCAGGGGATGCTCAAGTTTGGTTGACTTCGAAGTTTTTGCCATGGTTCAAAAGGCCTCTTTCAACACGGTTAAAACCTCCTCGGGGCGAATAATCGTGCCGCCCGCATGTCCCACCAAAAAACACGGAACGCTGCCGCCCGCACATCGCTGAACTTCCTGATGGATCTGGCCCAGATTGATTTCAACGGTCACAAACCCTTTTACCCTTGGCACCAGCTTGCGGATCTGCTGTTCAGGGAACGGCCAGATAGTGATCAGACGCAAAATCCCGGCCTTAATGCCCTGCTGTCTGGCCTCATCAACAGCGGCCAGGCTGGTTCGCGCCGAAACACCGTAGGTTACAATGGCAATTTCGGCGTCATCCAGGCGATACCCTTCGGTCCGGATA is a genomic window of Candidatus Desulfatibia profunda containing:
- a CDS encoding hydrogenase iron-sulfur subunit, yielding MKAKTISETSTSTQQTARIGVYVCRCGLNIAQTVNCAQVAEIAAGLNDVVVSKEMPYACSEPGQQEIQEDIREHGLERIVVASCSPRLHEPTFRQMMQSAGLNPYLLEMANLREQCSWVHNKEPEAATQKAFDLVKMAVSRVRLLQPLLEETLPLTKRTLVIGAGVAGIQAALDLADNGYEVVLVEKNPSIGGTMAQLDKTFPTMDCSIUILGPKMTDVGRHPRIKLHTLSEIVDVKGYVGNFDVSIVKKARYVDEKECTACGDCVPVCPVVRPDEFNLGLSSRKAIFKPFPQAVPSAYVVNINECLGHNPAVCAKCLEACEKGCINFHMSDEEIEERVGTIVVATGLEAYDPTELDEYGYTRFENVLTSLEFERLVNAGGPSQGKPIRPTDRKRPRSVGFIQCVGSRSARKGKEYCSNVCCMNTIKSSLVLKEHYPDIDIKVFHIDIRAFGKGFEDLYKRSRRLGVHYIKGLPGTVRELADRSLKVAVENTVTGKIEFHELEMLVLAIGIKPASSTRKLQEMLGLQLTPDGFFLEAHPKLQPVDAATRGVFYAGCAEAPKDIKESVTQASAAVARAIRLMHKGLITTEPITSEIIPEACKACGRCAEICSYNAITVGIKHKTPSKVNTAACAGCGTCAAECPFDAIVMNHYTDGQIAGQIDAMLAESPKEKVLAFACNWCSYAGADYAGVARLQYPPNVRIIRTMCSGRVDEKFIWDGFLKGAPVVLVSGCHLGDCHYIDANRWTEKRIEKVHRKMEKLGIRTERLQLEWISAAEGVRFAEVMRRMEDLRQGVSSQEISATIEILKNRNK
- a CDS encoding hydrogenase iron-sulfur subunit; the encoded protein is MDDFNIILFLCNWSPHTAFQTLQDQRCTIPAEIKMIRIPCTGRISKSLLFKAFEMGADGVALVGCEPGTCRYGSGTATARNNTEDTRDILGLLGLGKERLRHATFLPDESERLLQFLDSFCLEIRSLGPSPVTPSRVAEAQTASNESVAEILSSHDVFACQDCGKCSSACPLALTGKAYSPRAIVNAIIAGGIDTPAVQKDVWSCLTCGICYERCPSAVKFHEFIRDIRCFVKQSDKNGHQSHGGFFQSLMRAMTAPGLKAQRWDWLPKDIGLDPESKTLFFGGCAPYFDIFFRHHHGVDTRKVAVDSLRLLNFFDIRPALLQDERCCGHDLLWSGDRENFLKLAKLNVDAIRSLGIQEVITTCPECFRTLARDYPEHGIKIDFKVTHLYELLENEIDKGAVDFKKMNRKLTFQDPCRLSRLERPTDLSRKLIRRLKPAGFTEMRDNGSAAICCGNCAWTGCDAYSKSLQVKRLKQAKETGSDLLVTACPKCQIHLRCAMEDPFLGEALKLEMTDLTSVIAKTIYWE
- a CDS encoding FAD-dependent oxidoreductase, which produces MKRPKDRLHRVAVIGATPAGIAAANKLGELGIPVTLVDSDPDLDRKLSREEWRLRSGIPLNHAHRPGLIRILRNPGIQRVFPARITDIKHNPQGFRLRISKLQTYVDSEKCTLCGRCAEICPVLVAEGEKAIRLNSPRSLPSRPVVDKRRRPLCQQNCPLGVNAQGYITLAKSGRFDEALELIRENNVLPGICGRICTHPCEDACRRGDLDEPIAIRDIKRFIADYERANPKEMTPARVRQQPYKVAVIGSGPAGLAAAADLARCGYAVTVFEKEKMAGGLLRYGIGPHRLPRDILDAELGYIERLGVQFVTGHAVDPDQDIDRLKKEFAAVILATGTWRDKRLGVAGETLEGVEGCISFLTRLYRNEITSLNGKVAVIGDGNAAFDLARTLSRLGADVTILSWFPAAIIPADPEEVRAARDEGIALIDAAQTVAFLGQNGRLDRLRCRPTQPGEPDARGIPWPVLVPDGRPFELKFDRAFVAIGQSGALQTDNRNCLLNVSEQGYFTVDECMRTNVPGVYAMGDAVSGPSSVVEAMAAGRRVAGAVCRDMGSRQVWQVQPQRPADKDYPEITAEIPSLTRPKMAQRQPALRRSNFAEVALGLTEHQVISETERCLQCGVCSECLQCVDACGATGALNHAESPEDIIELAGVIIVADPMLAPRIKGEDVIRAYGPKVAKPDVDAMLIRGFASAAKAMVLLGGTSQRPKGHGWSFSPPDTGLSAEIRLGIFVCKCNQAQGWLDDMDAYVEGFRSQADVIHAEVLPSACAPEGSASILRTIREKGITRVALASCVCCPLNFVCSACTDQRSRLKDALFTGTGISRSMVEAFNLRGEALRLIAQDHLLAMRRFTGLINRSVERARKLKPLPAPARNYNFTTAVIGVSEAAVNSVLTLVEAGLEVFWLTTTEKPPIDVSRLFHIHCFEESAVKELSGTLGNFRVSIKTGDFLQILPVGAVILDEKSRRDIRYIHQEGLPGRMVSSSMQKAGVPGIPFFYPGSTSISGLFLADPPGIKVSERKKGMAAAVLAAAVMPRGPRQNKGFTVVVDENLCRSCGRCLLVCNYQAVTLHRNSLDGWSAWVDEALCKGCGNCISVCPSNAADSPYRNQAFLEQMLENILAQ
- a CDS encoding 2-oxoacid:acceptor oxidoreductase family protein; translation: MTNTKHPGQKKTEIIITGFGGQGIILAGFILGKAAAIGDKMESTLIQSYGPESRGGSCSAQVVISRETIHYPYVTTPDILVCMSQSGYDKLSRQMKKNGILIIDQDLVRPARKPAGDFFSIPASRMAEEMGRIMMANIIMLGFFTAVTNVVSMDAAQKSVLESVPKGTEELNLKAFGKGSDYGRAVLKGRQKKATGQIGATA
- a CDS encoding 2-oxoacid:ferredoxin oxidoreductase subunit beta codes for the protein MAKTSKSTKLEHPLDDLIRKDRIPHIWCPGCGIGTVFSSCLTAIKGTGLDLQKFVMVSGIGCSGRAAGYIKIDSFHTTHGRAIPFATGMKVANPELNLVVFSGDGDLFAIGGNHFIHAARRNMDMTVICVNNLNYGMTGGQAAATTPYLAKSTTTPAGNPEAPFNLPLLAYASGATYVARWTMLHTRDLTESIKGALLKKGFSFIEVLSPCPVNYGRRNKQKPLDTLKIYQEKTIIKNGANPLEIDIDFEKGIVLGNFVDLDRPTHIEKYDKIYRSA